The DNA window CCGGTCGTGGACGTGCCGGACGAACACCCGCAGATCCGCGCAGTAGACCGACGGGGACCGGAAACCGGCGCCGGGACGGTACCGGTGGGCGTAGTGCCCGCCGCCGCAGACCGCCACCGCCGGACATCCGAGGCACTCGGCGGCGAGGGCGTCCCGGCCGATCTGGCGGGCCACGACGCCGGGATGGTCGAGCGCCGCGTCGAAGTCGTCACGCAGCACGCTCAGGCCGGTGGCGCAGGCGCCGGGGTAGGCGGTCTTCAGCGCGTCGGTCTGCTCGATCGCGCCGTCCGACTCCACGACCACCGTCGCGGACGGACTCAGGCCCAGCTGCTCACCACGGGCGGCGCCGCCGAGCACCAGGCTCAGCGCGTCGTCGAAGAGCCGGATCCGGACCGGGGAGCGGCTCGCGTACCACCTGTCGAAGACGGCGATCAGCCAGCCGGCGTGGGGCGTGGGCGCGCCGGCCGGACGCCACGGCGGGTTCTCCCAGGTGGCGTGCGGCAGCAGGAGGTCGATCGCGGGCGGGTCGAAGGCGATCAGCTGTTCATAGGTGGCGATCGGGTCAGTGCCGGGATTCACGGTGCCGAGCAGTCCCCCGTACACCTGCTGGTTCTCCGGTTTTCGCAGCAGCCGCAGAGCGCGGGCGACGGCGGTGAAGCTGCCCTGTCCACCGGGGGTGCGGCGGTGCCGGTCGTGATCGGCAGCCGTGCCGTCCACGCTCACCCCCGCGGTGATGCCGTGCTCGCGCAGAACGGCCACCACCGGCTCGTCGAGCAGCACGCCGTTGGTCTGCACGCTGAACTCCACCCGGCAGCTCGCCGGCAGGGCGGCCCGCGCGGCGCGGACCAGCTCGGCGATCCGGGCCGTGCCGTAGAGCAGCGGTTCGCCGCCGTGCAGCACGATCCGCACCGTCTCCAGGCGGTGCCGCCGCACGTGGCCGGCCAGGCGCGCGAACGCGGCGTCCCGCACCTCGTCGGACATCGTCCGGGGGCGCTGCCGCCAGCTCTGGTCGGCGTGCTCGTACATGTAGCAGTAGTCGCAGGCGAGGTTGCAGCGCTGGTGGATCTTCAGGACGAACTCGCGGAACGGCACGGGCAGGTGGCCGCGCGCCCGTAGCGCCGCGACGTCGAGATCGGTGTACGGCCAGTGCTCCATCGTTCCTCCGCTGCGAGTATGAAAGATCCTCGCAGGGTTCCCTCCGGTTGACACGATGGGGTGTTATAGACGCGGATCGCATCGATGACCGCGCGGGTGGGTGGTGCACGTGAGCTCCTGGATACGGCGACG is part of the Actinoplanes missouriensis 431 genome and encodes:
- a CDS encoding FxsB family cyclophane-forming radical SAM/SPASM peptide maturase, whose translation is MEHWPYTDLDVAALRARGHLPVPFREFVLKIHQRCNLACDYCYMYEHADQSWRQRPRTMSDEVRDAAFARLAGHVRRHRLETVRIVLHGGEPLLYGTARIAELVRAARAALPASCRVEFSVQTNGVLLDEPVVAVLREHGITAGVSVDGTAADHDRHRRTPGGQGSFTAVARALRLLRKPENQQVYGGLLGTVNPGTDPIATYEQLIAFDPPAIDLLLPHATWENPPWRPAGAPTPHAGWLIAVFDRWYASRSPVRIRLFDDALSLVLGGAARGEQLGLSPSATVVVESDGAIEQTDALKTAYPGACATGLSVLRDDFDAALDHPGVVARQIGRDALAAECLGCPAVAVCGGGHYAHRYRPGAGFRSPSVYCADLRVFVRHVHDRVAADLAPLTAR